The Aricia agestis chromosome 3, ilAriAges1.1, whole genome shotgun sequence genome includes the window CGGAGTTCCGTGCGGTCATTTGTTGCGAAGAGCGTACAATACGTTTCGTGGTTCGGCCCGGACCTTGTTCGATCGATTTGTACTACAAGATACTTGAGACAGTCACACGACAGTCTCGAGACAGGCTAAATGCAAtacaaaacatttgtttttattgtgtgtgtgtgtgtgtatcttCATGTGTTTTGTATAGCAACAGTATATTAACTGAAGACTGTCTTGTCTCCAGTAAGCGCAAGTCCTTATTGTTAATAGATGTCTGCGCAATTAGCGACTTGCTAATTAATTCATCATAACAATAATACTATCTTACAATGACGGAAGGAATAAGGAGGTCGTTAAGTGCAATAGCTACGtcaatataaagtttaaacctACAAAGACGGCATTATTGCTGTATGATAAAGTTTTTTATctctaattaataaaaaaagtaaaatgttgGTATATGCAGCAGTATTGTTGGTTGCGCGATGTACGGAGGGTCGGCTGCTGGTCCACGCGCCAGCGGGCATCTTCCGCGGTTTGCCGGCCAACGATGGCGACTACGACATGTACCTGGGCATACCGTATGCCAAAGTCAACGCCAGCAATCCCTTTGGAGTGAGTATAAGAGCGTTGTAGAACTCAGATTAGTGCCCTAAGTCAGTGCTCGAgaaatgcatattttatttcaaatcagtAAATTTATTTCAGCTCTTCGgaagattaataattattaatgcatTATGGGTATTTAATGTTAGCGTTATACTCACCAGACATTTTTATTGTGTgccaaaaatgtaataaaaatgtgactaaaatattttttttcaggaaTCCATCCCGCACGAAAAATTTGACAACGTTTTTGATGCATTCACCGAGTCGGCAGTATGTCCGCAGATCAAGGAAGTTTATAAACCAAACAGTGTGGATATACGTTATGAGGGCACCCTCGACTGCTTACGACTTAACATATTCGTGCCGAAATCAGAAAGTAAACACAGAGCTGTTTTCATTTTTGTCTTCGGAGGCAGGTACAGAAATGGTTACAACGAGATAAGCATATATGGACCGAAGTACCTCGTGCGTCACGATATAATAGTAGTTACGATTAATTTTAGAAGTGGACCCTACGGTTTCATGTGCATGGACATACCTGAGATACCCGGTAATCAGGCTCTTCGAGACCAGTACGATGCCATCAAATGGGTTAGAGATAATATTGAGGCATTCGGAGGTAATCCACAAAGGCTCACTTTATGCGGACACAGCTCAGGGTCCGTGTTAGTTGACATGCATATGCTGAGTGAAAGGCCCAGGCTATTTCAGCAGGCCATACTTCAAAGCGGAGCCGCCACGGGTCCAGGCTTTTTTGGTCCTTCTAATCCAATGACACTTGTCAATATCGCTAGAAAGCTCGGCTTCAAAACTAACGACACGTACTCCGCTATGTCGTTCCTGGCCAAAGCGAGCCCCAAAGCTATCGTTAAAGCGACAGATATGGAGTATAACTGGAAACCGTGTgtcgaaaaaaaatttgaggagGTCGTTCCGTTTATCACTGTACATCCGGAATCGTCAGAAGGACGAAATGTTGATGGATTAAAAATACTGGGCGGATTCACAGATAGAGAAAGTCTGTTTACTTTGAATTCTTTTCAATTTAAACCTATATATAATCTGCCTAAtggatttcaatattttttgaatcaacattttaatcTTCAAAATCGGAGCGACCTCGTCGACATGGTTCATCGCTTCTATCTGGATGACGATGAAGATCATAAATCCTATGAACTCAAAATTGTGGATTTGCTTTCTGATTTCCATTTCGTGTATCCGAAACAACGACAAATGATAAAGTACGCAAACCACAAGAATACTAGTGTGTATCTCTACATGTTCTCTTATGATGGCGATCGGAATTTAATGAAAAAGATTTTAAACATAACAGAAGCTAGGGCGACTCACGCGGATGAGCTGGGGTACATGTTCTCCATGGGTTTCATGCCCGACACAAAATATAAAGATCAATGTATGATCGATAAACTTACCACGCTATGGGCCAACTTCGTTAAATACGGGTGAGTTAAAGTTtggttttaagaggatacaccaggggctatagaaatgacaaaaaagtacgtgtaatatctatagctgtctcccttacctcaagcctataccgccgAACGCGATAgggacaactgcagaaaatcaacgattcattGTCCCCTGAtaccttctccaaaacttaaccgatttaagtactttttacatTAAAGATTAATTCACGaagacctaagcggccgcatccggccgcgataacaatagataagctattgtgtctcgttattccacgatcgatgggttaaagaaaggcttgagctgtgttcctatgttttattttttttgtataatctagcctaATCTGTTTTcgggatgtttgaacacagcggaaaatctggccattttttgggttttcgaACGTTcacatcttatttaataattaaattatgatcaAAATGaaaacattgtattagtggccgtagatatacagaaaaaaaattataactttactagcattatccagggaggaaacaggggacaacctttgtatggaaaaaagtgCGCTGTGGACTCctcattaaaattaagttaatctTGTGAAGGCATAtgcctatataaaaaaaatcctagGACACACGTTTACTTGTCATACTAGGTGACCCGACCAATTAACGTAGATTCGCCATCTgccaataaataaatttctctgatagCAGGTACAACAAAAAATCATACCTCGATATATCTTTTTTTGCAAATGCCTGTCGTTCTTGGAAATATCCGTATTACATTTCAGGGAGCCAACCCCCGTGACCACGGAGCTGCTACCGGTGCGCTGGCCGCCGCTGACCGGCGACACCGTACCTTGTCTGCAGATCGACTCCAACTTAACCGTCTTGTCGCGCCCCTTTAGGAGGAGAATGGCATTCTGGGACCTGTTCTTTGATGCGCACTTAGATAAACTTCGAATACCACCTTTATAAAGTGCTCTGTTCTTTtgctttttatataaaatatattattgttttcacctcaaaaatgttttttgcttcaaaatataaatattttaaaatgattggCTTTAAAGCGAATAATCTACAAAATAAGACGTTTCAAAaagcccgcgactttgtccgcgttagcacagtagatcacgtcccaagtattatatAAGTGCCGGACACTTTTTCTCTACAATGCACCGTTTTAGCGAAAtgagcaaaaaactaaaaatattgaaacttgagCCCCTCTCCCCACCCCAGGTGgtatcgtaataatatatagcctatgtgttgacTCGACCTCTAAGTAATATTCTTGCAAAGTTTGAAGTAAATCTATtcagtactttctgagtttatcccggactaaaattctaaaaactatatttctggcttccatatcgattgtaaatcacatcccaagtattatttttcaaaaatattcaatgtacagaattgactttcctacgattttattatattatataataagtattatgtatagatgtaaTAGATATAAAATCCTTTGTCCTGAATGACATGTAAGTGCAATTATTGACGTACAGCTCCTAAATCACTGACTGTAGAGACTTGAAATTTAGagggagtattttttttttttttttttttttttttttattgaaaggtTCACAAACTGGCTGTATCACTagaacaattttataaaataatatagtatgttAGTAGAACTGAGTGTACAACCTTCTACAGTGAACACAGCATGCAATATAAATTACGctcttacaaaaaatattttaagaagtttttggtaggtaaatacaatattgtggaatttaacaataatatataaagaaACACGAAAAaggttacaagttacaattgacaataataatacaaataaagtgGTCACAATAATTTAGGAGACATGAAATGGTGTTTAATCGATTTGATCGATGCATTGAATATATCAAGTTCATGGCAGACATTGTTATATGCATAGCAAAGACGCACAGGTAAGTTGAAGGTTTTTATGTTGCATAGTCGACTTCCGGGGCGCGGTACGCGGATTTGCATTTTTTCGAGTAGCTCAGTGCTTTCCATCTTTCCCGTAAGAATTTTCTGTAGACTAACAATATCGGCTATCTTACGTCTATCTGCGAGTGAGATTACTTTGTAATAATTAAGTCTAGAGTCGTATGTGACGAGATCATTGCAACGGTTGTTCGCGTAGGTGAGGTGGTAAAGAAATGTTTATTCTCCGTATGACGTGGGCAGAGCTTTTAAATCGGCATATTATAGGCAAGTGACAGCACAAGATGGCATACAGACAATGGCATCGTATAATATCGTTGCTACTTCTAACGTGAATGCCACACAGAAAGAAAGAAGAATCTCTTATAGATTTGAGATTAAAAAGGTTTTACTTGAATATTAATATGGTAAATTTTTATAAGAAGAAGTagttgaattttatttcaattaattaatttttttttacaactcggtaatcaattaattatttgattaaaaGTAACTGGTAACTAAAGATACAACGTTCACAATTTCTTATATGGCCAATAAAAAACGCTTAAAAACATAAACTTGCTTTTTATTGGTCTAAGGCTTACTGCTCATCAACGACAAAATATtagatatttataattaatatctactaccagacattattatttattaatctaCTGTTATGTAATAttgcaaaaaaagtaaaataaattatttatagcgCACACTCGAAACAAAGATGTCTCAAAAGAAACAATTTTGAACAAAGACGATACTGCCTAATAAAACaacaacataacaaaaataaaattattactgtcGACAAGTCTGACTAATACTTGACGAtagtttcaaataaaaaatatgatttatttgcTGTTGCAGTCAAGACcgactaaatattatgtcataactTAGGAGAGCACTAAGCCTTAAGCAGTAAACAGACGATCGAACTAATTGGTTCGGGCCGCACCAGAAACGGTGCGCTCCGAACCAAGTTCGATCGACTGGCGCATTGGTGCGCcggacattattattattaatatcgtTGCTGCTCGTTCGGAGCTACATCGAACGCAGTGCGCTCGGCGTCGGCACACACACATTTGTCGGTCCAGTCGTGTTGTGCCGCCGTATGCACAGCACACCGTGACATCTATCTATACTTTGTCATCAAACATGGATTCCAAGCAACGCCGAGGATACACAATTATTGGTATCAAGAAAAGAGATGTTGTAGAGTTGTTTGAGTTGTATAAAGACTTTTCATGTTTGTGGAAAGTCTTTAAGCAAGAACGCATATGttttttttgtcataaatatCCAAGCAATCTTCACGCACTGCTAGCCCAAAACCACTTGACGTTTCGGAGTTCGGTGCAGTCATTGTTTGTGTAAAGCGCACCGTACGATTCATGTTTCGGTCCGAACCTAGTTCGATTGTCTATTTGTACTACTGTGCGGATGCTTGAGATACGTCACACGACAGTCTAGAAACAGGctaaagcggggaattgactaccggcccgtcacgggcaggtctgtcgcatgtctgctcgtcaattcctaggtacgggcacagacatgcctgctggcccgtgcccgcagcctgcccgcgagatcgcatttttcccgcgcgggcCCGGGCAAGTCTGAACAtgaagcggggaattgactaccgggccgcccgctacgggccgcccgtcacgggcaggtctgtcgcatgtctgctcgtcaattcctaggtacgggcacagacatgcccgttggcccgtgcccgcagcctgcccgcgagatcgcatttttcccgcgcgggcacgggcaagtctgtacatgaatggttgcgacgggcggcccgccgtcattcgcgccttggagagcgactggactactggagtgcacttaaaatattattgtaaaaaatacaaacactaaacttaggaatgaaggaacaaaaacaattttgacattcgtttatttccatttacctgCCTACCGTGTCCTTGCttgtagaaagttaaaagcaaggattacatgaatACCGATCTACCTAATGCCGCtaatacagcgaacttattgaaaaatccaaagaaatcaacgccgatgctgatctatcatttgttacaaagaagattgagtccatgagtccacgaccgagctgcagccctctatctattcgactgacttgcctgttctgtgtgtgttcaataggggcaagcggcagacttgtgccagaccgggcggcccgcgggcagcccggtagtgaattccccgcttaaaTGCAAtacaaaacttttgtttttattgtgtgtgtgtatCTTCATGTATTTTGTATAGCAACAGTCTATTAACTGAAGACTGTCTCGTCTCCAGTAAGCGCAAGTCCTTATTGTTAATAGATGTCTGCGTAATTAGCGACTTTTACAATAATGTCTGCGTAATTAGCGACATTATCTTACAATAATGATTACAAACGCAGCACGTGTAAGTGAGGAGGTCGTTAAGTGCAATAGTTACGTCAAATGTGAATTTAAAATCTACAAGGCCGGCATTTTTGCTGTATGATAAAGTTCTTTTTatctctaaataaaaaaaaagtaaaatgttaGTGTATGCAGCAGTATTGTTGGTTGCACGATGTACGGAGGGTCGGCTGTTGGTCCACGCGCCAGCGGGTACCTTCCGCGGTTTGCCGGCTAACGATGGCGACTACGACATGTACCTGGGCATACCGTATGCCAAAGTCAACGCCAGCAATCCCTTTGGGGTGAGTATAAGAGCGTTGTAGAACTCGGATTAGTGCCCTAAGTCAGTGCTCGAGAAATGCATTGTTTATTTCAAATCAGTGAAATTATTTCAGCTTCGAAAGGTCCATGAAtgtataataaagatatttaatttGAGCGTTGTACtcagcagacattttataaggTGCCAATTATAATTTGGctataacaatttttttcaggAATCCATCCCGCACGAAAAATTTGACAACGTTTTTGATGCATTCACCGAGTCGGCAGTATGTCCGCAGATCAAGGAAGTTTATAAACCAAACAGTGTGGATATACGTTATGAGGGCACCCTCGACTGCTTACGACTTAACATATTCGTGCCGAAATCAGAAAGTAAACACAGAGCTGTTTTCATTTTTGTCTTCGGAGGCAGGTACAGAAATGGTTGCAACGAGATAAGCATATATGGACCGAAGTACCTCGTGCGTCACGATATAATAGTAGTTACGATTAATTTTAGAAGTGGACCCTACGGTTTCATGTGCATGGACATACCTGAGATACCCGGTAATCAGGGTCTTCGGGACCAGTACGATGCCATCAAATGGGTCAGAGATAATATTGGTGCATTCGGAGGTGATCCAGAGAGGCTCACTTTATGCGGACACAGCTCAGGGTCCTCGTTAGTCGACATGCATTTGTTGACCGAAAGGCCTAGGCTATTTCAGCAGGCCATACTACAAAGCGGAGCCGCCACGAGTCCAGGCTTTCTTGGCCCTTCTAATCCAATGACACTCGTCAATATCGCTAGAAAGCTCGGCTTCAAAACGAACGACACGTACTCCGCTATGTCGTTCCTGGCCAAAGCGAGCCCCAAAGCTGTCGTTAAAGCGACAGATATAGAGTATAACTGGAAACCGTGTgtcgaaaaaaaatttgaggatGTCGTTCCGTTTATCACTGTACATCCGGAATTGTCTGAAGGACTAAATGTTGATGGATTAAAAATACTGGGCGGATTCACGGATAGAGAGAGCCTATATAGTTTGTATGCTTTCCATTATAGACCTATATTTATACTGCCGGATGGATTTCGATATTCTTTGTATCAACATTTTAATCTTCAGAATCGGAGCGACCTCGTCGACGTAGTTCATCGCTTCTATCTGGACGACTATGAAGATCGCAAATCTTATGAACATAAAATTGTTGATTTGCTTTCTGATTTCAATGTCGTGTACCCTAAACATCGACAACTGATCAAGTATACAAACCACAAGAATACTAGTGTGTATCTCTACATATTCTCTTATGATGGCGATCGGAATAGAATGAAAAAGATTTTCAACATAACAAAAGCTGGGGCGACTCACTCGGATGAGCTGGGGTACATGTTCTCCATGGATTTCATGCCCGACACGAAATATAGAGATCAATGTATGATCGATAAACTTACCACGCTATGGGCTAACTTCGTTAAATACGGGTGAGATGAAAGTTtggttttaattaaagttaagtaaatcttgtgaaagcataatatgcctgtataaaaataaatcaatataaaaacaGTCCTAATGAACTACTTTACGAATAAATTAGTAACTACGTAAGCATCCTGTATAACGTATTACGTAGCAAGTACGAGCGAGCGGTGTGTACGACAGCCGGCTGCGtttgcgcccgcgccgcgcgcctCATAATGTTCTCAGTAACGAGACGGTCGAGACGTATAGCATGCGCGTCAGCTGTCTTACGCACCGAGCGCTCGGCTGGTAGGTGTTGTgtgaaaaattattatcaattaaaatgttattatggTATGGTACTCAGGTACACAAAGttgaaatcacataaaaatatgaaagatTTGCTGAATCGAGATAAGGATGTGCAAGGTCGAATTTTGGAGaatgattacgtttagaaaaaaaataaattgtactgtgtctactctttcttgacaaacTGTAAATTAATGTAGGCTTGTATTATGTACTTTGAAACTTAGTAATTTGTagcttttatttagttttataagGAGTGTGAACCAGCAACAAGATAAACCTGTCAGGGTTTTTTGTTGctgtatattaaaatgtatcttttatattattatattggttaataaaataaaaaaaaataaaaaataaaaaaaaaataaaaaaaaaaaactccaggacacgttttatacgtgggagagccatgcttcggcacgaatgggccggctcaaccggataaataccacgttctcacagaaaaccggcgtgaaacagcgcttgcgctgtgtttcgccgagtgagtgagtttaccggaggcccaatcccctaacccctaccctattcccttccctaccctcaactattcccttcccttccctacactcccctattaccctattccctcttaaaaggccggcaacgcacttgcagctcttctgatgctgcgagtgtccatgggcgacggaagttgctttccatcaggtgacccgtttgctcgtttgcccccttgtttcataaaaaaaaaaaaaaaaaaaacatccattAACTTTTCATAGGTAACCCGACTCATaacgtagatccgccatctgtcAATAAAACAATTGATCTGATAGTACTGATAGTagtagttatagttaagacttcgatgtacgcccatctgtccgtctgtctgtctccaggctgtatctcaataaccgcttaaggtagacttctgaaattttcacatgttatgtatatctgttgccgctattacaagaaatactaaaaataaaatttaaattaaagtttagggGTAAGTCTCTCATAcaataaacatgatttttttgctattctTTGCTCTATTTCAATAATGCCAACACTTAGGtacctgaaattttcacaaaaaactcagatgtatattatactttaataagtgataataaaatgtaaataaaataaataactaaggGTAACTCCCAtgcaaaaaaacttttttttttatttttgctctataatggcacAGAAGCCTCCGTGCGcaagtctaactcgcacttggccgattttttacattgtataagacataaacttataatgcatattataagtttatggtataAGATTTAGTTACGTGACATTGTAGTTTTCGTTTttcaaaagattaatttttaccacttttttggtaataaCCGGTTCATcttgccgggttagttccctAACCGGTGGTAGGACATCACGTAGACTTGctgaaatattttcaaatttactcagaaataaaaatttttttttatatatctaatatataataattatttttaaacaaaaaatttaaaccgacttccatagtaaactgcctctaaaaagtatgaaataataattcttactctatttAAGTGCCCTTTATAGGATTGGCCTAAGCCTTAACTATTATATATGAGTAAAGActcaatctttataattttgaagtcggtaccagctcctAAAATTTCTGCGATTCTTGACATAGCTATAACTTACgtcagctggtaccgacttcaaaattataaagattgagtaaagatatagttaaggcttaggccaatcctataaagggcacttaaatagagtaagaattattattgcatactttttagaggcagtttactatggaagtcggcttaaattttttgtttaaaaataattatttttctctttttagcTATCTCCATTAAGCATATTATTACGTAGTCTCTTGTggattgtattttaaatattactagctgtcccggcaaacgttattttgccataaaatgattttccctgttttcctgcttttgtcttgaagtttttctgtttttttttctatagacctcacggagcccaagacgtttccaacgaatgcaaaaccgtggaaatcggttcgtgcgttctggagttatagcgtcgggaaggaaaacccgacttatttttatatattagactagctgttgcccgcaacttcgtccgcgttaggtAACAGTACGGTACAATAACGGAGATGGATAAATTTCTCCTTTATAGTCCccttatgtaataattaaaattttaacttcaCCGAATtctgattaaatttttttatttttagattgaACTAAACATGCCGGACAAacttgggggggcgcagccctgCAACACTGgtgcaaaatgttactttttggaAGCGTATGCTCataatccttcagaaaaagttaaaatcattagatgtttccatataaatttcaaggagtcccctcgattcctcatggattgcatcatcagatcaccactttggtGACCATGGTACTAAATGACGGctgtatcctatacaacaacaaaagaattttgaaaatcggtccacaaacggcggagaagatatctccgccgtttgtgcgaacaaacataaaaaaaagaacatggCCAGAACAAACAAGAAAGAAGAACAAAGAACAGGCcggtatgtttagtttaggttacAATAATTTCGTTAAgatattcacttttaattaataacttagtatagtactgttgatgatgatgatgatgacgatgatgatgatgatgaacgtaATTTGCATAGCAGTATATGCTTAccgtttttaaaacaacgccgaaccCTGCGAACttatatctataaggattcaaaagatctgtacagcaccttcggaaccagggtatacactggtgcaaaatgttactttttggaAGCGTATGCTCataatccttcagaaaaagttaaaatcactagatgtttccatataaatttcaaggagtccactcgattcctcatggattacatcatcagatcaccattttggTGACCGTGGTACCAAATGACGGctgtatcctatacaacaacaaaagaattttgaaaatcggtccacaaacagcggagatatctgcgaacaaacataaaaaaagaacata containing:
- the LOC121740412 gene encoding acetylcholinesterase-like — translated: MLVYAAVLLVARCTEGRLLVHAPAGTFRGLPANDGDYDMYLGIPYAKVNASNPFGESIPHEKFDNVFDAFTESAVCPQIKEVYKPNSVDIRYEGTLDCLRLNIFVPKSESKHRAVFIFVFGGRYRNGCNEISIYGPKYLVRHDIIVVTINFRSGPYGFMCMDIPEIPGNQGLRDQYDAIKWVRDNIGAFGGDPERLTLCGHSSGSSLVDMHLLTERPRLFQQAILQSGAATSPGFLGPSNPMTLVNIARKLGFKTNDTYSAMSFLAKASPKAVVKATDIEYNWKPCVEKKFEDVVPFITVHPELSEGLNVDGLKILGGFTDRESLYSLYAFHYRPIFILPDGFRYSLYQHFNLQNRSDLVDVVHRFYLDDYEDRKSYEHKIVDLLSDFNVVYPKHRQLIKYTNHKNTSVYLYIFSYDGDRNRMKKIFNITKAGATHSDELGYMFSMDFMPDTKYRDQCMIDKLTTLWANFVKYGEPTPVTTELLPVRWPPLTGDTVPCLQIDSNLTVLSRPFRRRMAFWDLFFDAHLDKLRIPPT
- the LOC121740409 gene encoding juvenile hormone esterase-like; the encoded protein is MLVYAAVLLVARCTEGRLLVHAPAGIFRGLPANDGDYDMYLGIPYAKVNASNPFGESIPHEKFDNVFDAFTESAVCPQIKEVYKPNSVDIRYEGTLDCLRLNIFVPKSESKHRAVFIFVFGGRYRNGYNEISIYGPKYLVRHDIIVVTINFRSGPYGFMCMDIPEIPGNQALRDQYDAIKWVRDNIEAFGGNPQRLTLCGHSSGSVLVDMHMLSERPRLFQQAILQSGAATGPGFFGPSNPMTLVNIARKLGFKTNDTYSAMSFLAKASPKAIVKATDMEYNWKPCVEKKFEEVVPFITVHPESSEGRNVDGLKILGGFTDRESLFTLNSFQFKPIYNLPNGFQYFLNQHFNLQNRSDLVDMVHRFYLDDDEDHKSYELKIVDLLSDFHFVYPKQRQMIKYANHKNTSVYLYMFSYDGDRNLMKKILNITEARATHADELGYMFSMGFMPDTKYKDQCMIDKLTTLWANFVKYGEPTPVTTELLPVRWPPLTGDTVPCLQIDSNLTVLSRPFRRRMAFWDLFFDAHLDKLRIPPL